The Salvelinus sp. IW2-2015 linkage group LG31, ASM291031v2, whole genome shotgun sequence genome window below encodes:
- the LOC111955428 gene encoding fatty acid-binding protein, heart, with protein sequence MVDKFVGTWKMISSENFDDYMKALGVGFATRQVGNRTKPSLIINMDDQGMICLKSQSTFKTVEVKFNLNEPFEETTADDRKTMTVFTLENCKLVQKQKWDGKESTIEREVTGDGKLIAKCMMGDVIAVRTYMKEV encoded by the exons ATGGTTGACAAATTTGTGGGGACCTGGAAAATGATTTCCAGCGAGAACTTTGATGACTACATGAAAGCTTTGG GTGTTGGTTTCGCGACCCGACAGGTGGGAAACCGCACCAAGCCCAGTTTGATCATCAACATGGACGACCAAGGAATGATCTGTTTGAAATCCCAGAGCACTTTCAAAACGGTTGAGGTCAAATTCAATCTCAACGAGCCTTTCGAGGAAACAACCGCAGACGACAGAAAAACAATG ACCGTTTTTACTCTTGAAAATTGCAAACTTGTGCAAAAACAGAAGTGGGACGGCAAAGAgtcaacaatagagagagaggtgactggtGATGGAAAGTTGATAGCG AAATGCATGATGGGAGATGTGATTGCGGTGAGGACGTACATGAAGGAGGTGTAA
- the LOC111955432 gene encoding LOW QUALITY PROTEIN: large ribosomal subunit protein mL53 (The sequence of the model RefSeq protein was modified relative to this genomic sequence to represent the inferred CDS: inserted 1 base in 1 codon): protein MAASGRSAVVLKXAKNIVVQICPFESNVRSTREFLVMVGSEKARSTSINCEVMTEVKHDQSEPLVDITFMDGERLMMKGARLTSKEMLTALQSRCVAKDPQAKITAKK, encoded by the exons ATGGCGGCGTCCGGTAGGTCAGCGGTGGTGCTGA CAGCCAAGAACATTGTTGTACAGATTTGTCCATTTGAATCCAATGTTCGTTCCACACG GGAGTTCCTAGTCATGGTTGGATCTGAGAAGGCCAGATCTACCAGTATAAACTGTGAGGTGATGACAGAAGTGAAACATGACCAGTCTGAACCACTGGTGGACATTACATTTA TGGATGGAGAAAGGCTAATGATGAAGGGAGCGAGACTGACCAGCAAGGAGATGCTGACAGCACTGCAGTCCCGATGTGTAGCCAAGGACCCCCAGGCCAAAATTACAGCCAAGAAGTAG